The following are encoded in a window of Anopheles gambiae chromosome X, idAnoGambNW_F1_1, whole genome shotgun sequence genomic DNA:
- the LOC1272246 gene encoding protein retinal degeneration B, producing MLIKEYRIPLPLTVEEYRIAQLYMIAKKSREESSGAGSGVEIIVNEPYQDGPGGNGQYTRKIYHVGSHLPGWIKGLLPKSALTVEEEAWNAYPYTKTRYTCPFVEKFSLEIETYYFPDKGHQDNVFKLSGADLRNRIVDLIDIVKDQLYGADYTREEDPTVYCSERTGRGPLSDCWLDEHWEEVQGKQQPTARNMSLMCAYKLCRVEFRYWGMQTKLEKFIHDTALRKTMLRAHRQAWAWQDEWYGLSMDDIREIERQTQLALQRKMGNEEGGNEQDGEGEEGEGTKAAAEQDNRNANQIYSIEKTNENSTPHMEKKEAIPIITTTAEADHGGPGAGRPYRKEKPKPSAPSSEEDDTPDGKQQQRRREEDDEEEDEDEDVEDEEEDERHGGSRGQSQQGVACYLRKQNNTGSKSKLHSPLGSAHSFDLQVANWRMEKLEVDSKSGSEEEFFDCLGDMGEKASLVKWSSLELLAEEDDSPQLAPNHRNQEDSIFSQSYLQRVTSERGTRRSFLGHHSSSIDRGTGHGDPSPPGSPGLPSCPTTVLVLIMHAGSVLDASSDMTTKKSDITTFRGALESVMRQHYPSLVGHVALRLVACPAVCSDALGILSSLSPYSFNTSPSSADVSSLADVPIGAIPLLATCSPDFQESVSRAVSCANQTFADFLKSDEGRGFNGQVVLIGDSMGSVLAHDALCRSAAHQGSEASGLNHIADFAEGNDLDATKLLTAPSPRRRSSSTSESRVPKFEFEVGDFFMFGSPLAVILSARRLSDARYGASKPACTQLYNLFHPTDPTAARLEPLLSARFSMLPPLNVPRYAKYPLGNGQPCHLLELIQSSPQLFADGGPAVPSARRLSDTSIQSAASGMIDNVPLTTINQLQQRWWGSKRLDYALYCPEGLSNFPSHALPHLFHASYWESSDVVAFILQQIGRFDEPGAAGYGYEKDVSSFRPSQPREKWNKKRTSVKLKNVAANHRANDVIVREGEPQRLVARFMYGPLDVITLAGERVDIHVMRDPPAGEWQLLSTETTDKNGRVSYIVPAEQACGYGIFPVKMVVRGDHTSVDFYIAVVPPRTECIVFSIDGSFTASVSVTGKDPKVRAGAVDVCRHWQELGYLLVYITGRPDMQQQRVLSWLSQHNFPHGLVSFADGLSTDPLGHKATYLNNLILNQGLIVHAAYGSSKDISVYTSIGLKPKQIFITGKVSKKHQSMATPLTDGYAAHLSSLMTVGGSRPAQGNARMVIPRSCFNLPGQNQSIRRRRFVPG from the exons ATGTTAATAAAAGAATATCGTATTCCACTGCCACTGACGGTAGAGGAATATAGAATAGCTCAGCTGTACATGATAGCG AAAAAAAGTCGTGAGGAAAGTAGCGGCGCTGGCAGCGGGGTCGAGATCATCGTGAACGAACCATATCAGGACGGACCGGGCGGCAATGGGCAGTACACGCGCAAGATCTACCACGTCGGCAGCCACCTGCCGGGCTGGATCAAGGGCCTACTGCCGAAGAGTGCGCTCACGGTCGAGGAGGAGGCGTGGAACGCGTACCCGTACACGAAGACCCGCTACACCTGCCCGTTCGTGGAGAAGTTTTCGCTAGAGATCGAGACGTACTACTTCCCAGACAAAGGGCACCAGGACAACGTGTTCAAGCTGAGCGGAGCTGACCTGCGCAACCGGATCGTCGACCTGATCGACATCGTGAAGGACCAGCTGTACGGGGCGGACTATACGCGCGAAGAAGATCCGACCGTGTACTGCTCGGAGCGGACCGGGCGCGGCCCGCTCTCCGACTGCTGGCTGGACGAGCACTGGGAGGAGGTACAGGGCAAGCAGCAGCCGACCGCCCGCAACATGTCGCTCATGTGCGCTTACAAGCTGTGCCGGGTCGAGTTCCGCTACTGGGGCATGCAGACGAAGCTGGAGAAGTTCATCCACGATACCGCGCTGCGGAAGACGATGCTGCGGGCGCACCGGCAGGCGTGGGCCTGGCAGGACGAATGGTACGGCCTGTCGATGGACGACATCCGGGAGATAGAGCGGCAGACGCAGCTCGCCCTGCAGCGCAAGATGGGCAACGAAGAGGGTGGCAACGAGCAGGACGGGGAGGGCGAGGAGGGCGAGG GTACCAAAGCGGCCGCCGAGCAGGACAATCGAAACGCCAATCAAATTTACTCGATCGAAAAGACGAACGAAAATTCGACGCCTCACATGGAGAAGAAGGAAGCGATCCCGATCATCACGACCACGGCGGAGGCGGACCACGGTGGGCCCGGTGCGGGCCGACCATACCGGAAGGAAAAACCGAAACCGTCCGCCCCCAGCTCCGAGGAGGACGACACGCCAGATGGgaaacagcaacagcggcGTCGGGAGGAGGACGATGAGGAGGAAGACGAGGACGAGGATGTCGAGGATGAAGAGGAGGATGAGCGACACGGTGGAAGTCGCGGGCAATCTCAGCAGGGCGTCGCCTGCTATCTGCGCAAGCAGAACAACACTGGCTCCAAGAGCAAACTACATTCACCGCTCGGCTCCGCACACAGCTTCGATTTGCAG GTTGCCAACTGGCGCATGGAAAAGCTGGAGGTGGATTCAAAATCGGGCTCGGAGGAGGAATTTTTCGACTGTCTAG GTGATATGGGCGAAAAGGCATCGCTGGTGAAGTGGAGCTCGCTGGAGCTGCTGGCGGAGGAAGATGACAGCCCGCAGCTGGCGCCGAACCACCGCAACCAGGAGGACAGCATCTTCAGCCAGTCGTACCTGCAGCGGGTGACGTCCGAGCGGGGCACCCGGCGCTCCTTCCTGGGGCACCATTCGTCCAGCATCGACCGGGGCACCGGGCACGGCGACCCCTCGCCGCCCGGTTCGCCCGGCCTGCCGTCCTGCCCGACCacggtgctggtgctgatcATGCACGCCGGCAGCGTGCTGGACGCGAGCTCGGACATGACCACCAAGAAGTCGGACATCACGACGTTCCGCGGCGCGCTCGAGTCGGTGATGCGCCAGCACTACCCGTCGCTGGTCGGGCACGTCGCGCTGCGGCTGGTCGCCTGCCCGGCCGTCTGCTCGGACGCGCTCGGCATCCTGTCCAGCCTGAGCCCGTACTCGTTCAACACCTCGCCGTCGAGCGCGGACGTGTCGAGCCTGGCGGACGTGCCGATCGGTGCGATCCCGCTGCTGGCCACCTGCTCGCCCGACTTCCAGGAGTCGGTTAGCCGGGCCGTGTCCTGCGCCAACCAGACGTTCGCCGACTTCCTCAAGTCGGACGAGGGCCGCGGCTTCAACGGGCAGGTCGTGCTGATCGGCGACTCGATGGGCAGCGTGCTGGCGCACGACGCGCTGTGCCGGTCGGCCGCCCACCAGGGCAGCGAAGCGTCCGGCCTCAACCACATCGCCGACTTTGCCGAGGGGAACGATCTCGACGCGACCAAGCTGCTGACGGCTCCGTCGCCCCGCCGCCGCTCCTCCTCCACGAGCGAGTCGCGCGTGCCCAAGTTCGAGTTCGAGGTGGGCGACTTCTTCATGTTTGGCAGCCCGCTGGCGGTGATCCTGTCCGCCCGCCGCCTCTCGGACGCGCGGTACGGGGCCAGCAAGCCGGCCTGCACCCAGCTGTACAACCTGTTCCACCCGACCGACCCGaccgccgcccggctcgagcCGCTGCTGTCCGCCCGCTTCTCGATGCTGCCGCCGCTGAACGTGCCGCGGTACGCCAAGTACCCGCTCGGCAACGGGCAGCCGTGCCACCTGCTCGAGCTGATCCAGTCCAGCCCGCAGCTGTTCGCGGACGGCGGCCCGGCCGTCCCGTCCGCCCGCCGCCTCTCCGACACCTCGATCCAGAGTGCCGCGTCCGGCATGATCGACAACGTGCCGCTCACCACGATCaaccagctgcagcagcgctGGTGGGGCTCGAAGCGCCTCGACTACGCACTGTACTGCCCGGAGGGGCTGAGCAACTTCCCGTCGCACGCGCTGCCCCACCTGTTCCACGCGAGCTACTGGGAGTCGAGCGACGTGGTCGCGTTCATCCTGCAGCAGATCGGGCGGTTCGACGAGCCGGGGGCCGCCGGCTACGGCTACGAGAAGGACGTGTCGAGCTTCCGGCCGTCGCAGCCGCGCGAAAAGTGGAACAAAAAGCGCACCTCGGTCAAGCTGAAGAACGTGGCCGCCAACCACCGGGCGAACGATGTGATTGTGCGCGAGGGCGAACCGCAGCGGCTGGTCGCCCGCTTCATGTACGGGCCGCTCGACGTGATCACGCTCGCGGGCGAACGGGTGGACATACACGTGATGCGCGATCCGCCCGCCGGCGAGTGGCAGCTGCTCTCGACCGAGACGACCGACAAGAACGGGCGCGTCAGCTACATCGTGCCGGCGGAGCAGGCCTGCGGGTACGGCATCTTCCCGGTGAAGATGGTGGTGCGGGGCGACCACACGTCGGTCGACTTTTACATCGCGGTGGTGCCGCCGCGCACCGAGTGCATCGTGTTCAGCATCGACGGGTCGTTCACCGCGTCCGTGTCGGTCACCGGGAAGGATCCGAAGGTGCGGGCCGGCGCGGTGGACGTGTGCCGCCACTGGCAGGAGCTCGGCTACCTGCTGGTGTACATTACCGGCCGGCCGgacatgcagcagcagcgcgtccTGTCCTGGCTCAGCCAGCACAACTTCCCGCACGGGCTGGTGTCGTTCGCCGACGGCCTGTCGACCGATCCGCTCGGCCACAAGGCCACCTACCTGAACAATCTCATCCTGAACCAGGGGCTGATCGTGCACGCCGCGTACGGCAGCAGCAAGGACATCAGCGTCTACACCAGCATCGGCCTGAAGCCGAAGCAGATCTTCATCACCGGCAAG GTGAGCAAAAAGCACCAGTCCATGGCGACACCACTGACCGACGGGTATGCCGCGCATCTCAGCTCGCTGATGACGGTGGGCGGCTCCCGGCCGGCGCAGGGCAACGCCCGCATGGTTATACCGCGCAGCTGCTTCAACCTGCCCGGCCAAAATCAATCCATTCGCAGGCGAAGGTTCGTGCCGGGCTAG